The proteins below come from a single Chryseobacterium capnotolerans genomic window:
- a CDS encoding IS4 family transposase: MSIFSEHKISVSQLLSFIPEALLSHLSANTKVDHYSKVLQGRKMFYLLLFAITSNEKLSQRTLEDTFKDPVFKALFNLDETETVRRSSISERLSKIDSRYFKEIYDCIYNMFCDSYNPAEREKYDLIRTDSTVIGEAAGKLKEGIAQNGGKKFIKYSVLFDGLLPCGVEIYNTPKYCAEDNALSEAVLQHVKREKEHANIYIIDKGLGSAQRMKEFDDKGVFFVIRSKENRKHEEIKSFIEKDQNIDLGEIVLIKDSLVKLYSSKPVPTQKGKTYNKEEQIETHFRLVVVSSKQQPEKEFWFLTNDFQISAKDIADYYRKRWDIEVFFRFLKQELHASHLLSLNKNGIEVMIYMTLITAMLILIYKKANNIGYKTAKRRFAMEIRNLAISILIIGAGGNPDKVFKT; the protein is encoded by the coding sequence ATGTCCATTTTTAGCGAGCACAAAATTTCAGTTTCCCAGTTGTTAAGCTTTATTCCTGAAGCCCTCTTATCTCATCTTTCAGCCAATACCAAAGTAGATCATTATTCTAAAGTACTTCAAGGCAGAAAGATGTTTTATCTTCTGTTATTTGCCATTACCAGCAATGAAAAATTAAGCCAGCGAACACTGGAAGACACATTTAAAGATCCTGTATTTAAGGCTTTATTCAATCTTGATGAAACTGAAACTGTAAGACGCAGTTCTATTTCTGAGAGGCTTTCAAAAATCGATTCAAGATACTTTAAAGAAATCTACGATTGTATCTATAATATGTTCTGTGATTCCTATAACCCGGCAGAAAGAGAAAAATATGATCTAATCAGAACAGATAGCACTGTTATTGGTGAAGCAGCTGGAAAATTAAAGGAAGGCATTGCTCAAAACGGAGGTAAGAAATTTATTAAGTATAGTGTCTTATTTGATGGGCTGCTTCCTTGCGGAGTTGAAATTTACAATACTCCTAAATACTGTGCAGAAGATAATGCTCTTTCTGAAGCTGTATTGCAACATGTGAAAAGAGAAAAAGAACATGCCAATATTTATATTATAGATAAAGGATTGGGTTCTGCCCAAAGAATGAAAGAATTTGATGATAAAGGGGTGTTTTTTGTTATAAGATCTAAAGAAAATAGAAAACATGAAGAAATAAAGTCTTTTATTGAAAAAGATCAGAATATCGACTTAGGAGAAATTGTACTCATAAAAGATAGTTTAGTAAAGTTATATTCGTCAAAACCTGTCCCAACTCAAAAAGGGAAAACTTATAATAAGGAGGAGCAAATTGAAACACATTTCAGATTGGTTGTAGTAAGCAGCAAACAGCAACCTGAAAAAGAATTTTGGTTTCTAACCAATGACTTTCAAATCTCTGCAAAAGATATTGCGGATTATTATCGGAAAAGATGGGACATTGAAGTGTTTTTTAGATTTCTAAAACAGGAACTTCATGCTAGTCATCTTCTTTCACTCAATAAAAATGGTATAGAAGTAATGATTTACATGACTCTTATTACAGCTATGCTCATTCTCATCTATAAAAAAGCAAATAATATAGGATATAAAACAGCCAAAAGAAGATTTGCTATGGAGATAAGGAACCTTGCCATATCTATATTAATAATAGGGGCAGGGGGAAATCCTGATAAAGTTTTTAAAACTTAA
- a CDS encoding chorismate-binding protein codes for MIYFKLPFNEGLYTVEETTDKNAVNFYSYDSLKHISFHGNIINIDSTKYNDISITNETLTEDKTGFTAETKEEYSHTLQQVIEVIKENDLPKLVYSRRKIFTDFNIIDYKASFDNLCTTYPNAFRYLFNDGKNAWMGAFSEVLGKFNKTTHEFETMALAGTLPTSDEWTEKEIEEQRPVTSYIQNILKNYSDNILQSETYDHVSGNIKHLRTDFKTTINPNELDRLIQDLHPTPAVCGIPKDFCNENIRKYEKFPREFYAGYIKVETEDSILYFVNLRCARLYKDSVHVFVGGGITAQSNPEKEWTETELKSEAILKNLVVS; via the coding sequence ATGATTTATTTCAAACTTCCCTTCAACGAAGGATTATATACTGTAGAGGAAACAACTGATAAAAATGCGGTTAATTTTTATTCTTATGACAGCCTTAAGCATATCAGCTTTCATGGAAACATCATCAATATTGATTCTACAAAGTATAATGATATTTCAATCACCAACGAAACATTAACAGAAGACAAAACAGGTTTTACGGCAGAAACCAAAGAGGAATATTCCCATACTTTACAACAGGTTATTGAAGTGATTAAAGAGAATGATCTTCCTAAGCTTGTCTATTCAAGAAGAAAGATCTTTACAGACTTTAATATAATTGATTATAAGGCCAGTTTTGATAATCTCTGCACAACTTATCCCAATGCCTTCAGATATCTGTTTAATGATGGTAAAAACGCCTGGATGGGCGCTTTTTCAGAAGTATTAGGCAAGTTTAATAAAACCACCCACGAGTTTGAAACCATGGCATTAGCAGGAACTCTTCCTACTTCTGATGAATGGACGGAAAAAGAAATCGAGGAACAGAGGCCGGTCACCAGCTATATTCAGAATATTCTTAAAAACTATTCAGATAATATTCTGCAATCTGAAACCTATGATCATGTTTCCGGGAATATCAAACATCTTCGTACAGATTTTAAAACAACCATAAATCCTAATGAGCTTGACAGGCTGATTCAGGATCTCCACCCTACTCCTGCTGTTTGTGGTATTCCTAAAGATTTTTGCAATGAAAACATCAGGAAATATGAAAAGTTTCCACGTGAATTTTATGCCGGCTATATCAAAGTAGAAACAGAAGACAGCATTCTTTATTTTGTAAATCTTAGATGCGCAAGGCTTTATAAAGACTCTGTTCATGTTTTCGTAGGAGGTGGAATTACAGCTCAAAGTAACCCTGAAAAAGAATGGACGGAAACAGAGCTGAAGTCTGAAGCTATTTTGAAAAATTTGGTTGTTTCCTAG
- a CDS encoding PaaI family thioesterase, which translates to MKGQTKEEILAFINNWGGETLAKAMEIKFIDIDLENETLTATMPVLPRTHQPFGIMHGGASCVLAETLGSSLSNIFIDGDKYYGVGTNINSNHLRSKKDGIVTATARFIRKGKTMHVSEIEIRDEKGTLINHTTMTNNIINK; encoded by the coding sequence ATGAAAGGTCAGACAAAAGAAGAAATATTAGCATTCATCAATAATTGGGGCGGTGAAACCCTGGCAAAAGCAATGGAGATCAAATTCATTGATATCGATCTCGAAAATGAAACCCTTACTGCTACCATGCCCGTACTGCCAAGAACACATCAGCCCTTTGGGATTATGCACGGCGGAGCAAGCTGTGTATTGGCTGAAACATTGGGTTCAAGCCTGTCTAATATCTTTATTGACGGTGATAAATATTATGGTGTAGGAACCAACATTAATTCTAATCACTTAAGAAGTAAAAAGGATGGCATTGTAACCGCTACTGCACGCTTCATCAGGAAAGGAAAAACAATGCACGTTTCCGAAATTGAAATCAGGGATGAAAAAGGAACACTTATCAACCATACTACGATGACAAATAATATCATCAATAAGTAG
- a CDS encoding 1-acyl-sn-glycerol-3-phosphate acyltransferase, with amino-acid sequence MKKLIGKLMLKLLGWKVVLQGDVNVLNRCILVVAPHTHNMEYILGNFAYWSLNKPLKIIIKDAHTKAWYGGVVKGLGGIGIDRSQKNDLVNFVANQFAKEDFSLVITPEGTRSWVPKWRKGFYHMAMAAKVPIVLAAGDFKRNIVYLGYTIPYERIATVPFSEIMQEIQDYYVKNDIVPKVPANWNPNIMGTGE; translated from the coding sequence ATGAAAAAGCTGATAGGCAAACTGATGTTAAAATTACTAGGATGGAAAGTCGTTCTGCAGGGCGACGTTAATGTCCTGAACCGATGTATCCTGGTGGTGGCACCCCATACTCATAATATGGAATACATTTTAGGAAACTTTGCCTATTGGTCACTGAATAAACCTTTAAAAATCATCATTAAGGATGCTCATACCAAAGCCTGGTATGGAGGTGTTGTAAAAGGACTTGGAGGCATTGGTATTGACAGAAGCCAGAAAAATGACCTTGTCAATTTTGTAGCCAATCAGTTTGCTAAGGAAGATTTCAGCCTTGTTATTACCCCGGAAGGAACCAGAAGCTGGGTTCCGAAATGGAGAAAAGGCTTCTATCATATGGCAATGGCAGCAAAAGTTCCTATTGTACTTGCAGCCGGCGATTTCAAAAGAAACATTGTATACCTTGGCTACACAATTCCTTATGAGAGAATTGCCACAGTTCCGTTTTCTGAAATCATGCAGGAAATTCAGGATTATTATGTAAAAAACGATATTGTCCCTAAGGTTCCGGCTAACTGGAATCCAAATATTATGGGAACGGGAGAATAA
- a CDS encoding PspC domain-containing protein encodes MNKTLSIGLAGFSFTIEEHAYIKLSDYLNALRSSLDASEADEVMHDIEIRMVEIFRDSLGKREVINDTDVEKVIAQIGTPEKIEEQEEAYFSEKNSTKNTNTGTHYTDKKQLFRDPEKQKIAGVCAGLAHYVGMDITAMRIIWVVVFLVMIPAAGSALVILLLYLILWLVLPKAQSASDFLKMQGKPMNFDNLKNESNKLVQFANESTQRVGEIYNENKPYIDNAGSGIWNVFKYIIGAFSVLIAVGSIIGVFVLFALFGMDTDFPGANQIRFYMDDNGLDKVLAAIMIIGSLIPAILFSLLSIKIFSPKTKLRNLGWVVGGLFLLLIGLGTYFGISMAKKNLIYKGSKEDIENVAINTTSDTVYVDVKQVSIPQNYKAYDDDIYSDKRSVYEEDYISVEVTRKPEVKTPYLIIKKEGNGYNFPIQVTVPVEVVDNKVILPNYIKYPYEHRFRDYRVNYELVVPQNAVVIPLKKDRIDFDGDLNGDGMDDDDQDRDEHHNGIRIEKNKITVNGSSIEYNSDDKDSIIINGKKVPNNQAKKVIDSVASDIKKINKDVDIKIKDGKNEISIQTK; translated from the coding sequence ATGAACAAGACACTCTCAATAGGACTCGCAGGTTTTTCTTTTACCATAGAAGAACACGCATATATAAAGCTCAGCGACTACCTGAACGCTCTGAGAAGCTCACTGGATGCTTCGGAAGCAGATGAGGTAATGCATGACATAGAAATAAGAATGGTAGAGATCTTCAGAGATTCTCTGGGAAAACGTGAAGTAATCAACGATACCGATGTAGAAAAAGTAATTGCACAAATCGGAACCCCTGAGAAAATCGAAGAACAGGAAGAGGCTTATTTTTCTGAAAAAAATTCAACTAAAAATACAAACACGGGAACTCACTATACAGACAAAAAACAACTATTCCGTGATCCTGAAAAACAGAAAATTGCAGGTGTTTGTGCAGGTTTAGCTCACTACGTAGGAATGGACATTACCGCTATGAGAATCATTTGGGTAGTGGTATTCCTTGTAATGATTCCTGCTGCAGGAAGTGCTTTGGTAATCCTACTGTTGTATCTAATCTTATGGTTGGTACTTCCAAAAGCACAAAGTGCTTCAGATTTCCTGAAAATGCAGGGAAAGCCTATGAACTTCGACAATCTTAAGAATGAGTCTAATAAATTGGTACAATTTGCCAACGAATCTACTCAGAGGGTCGGAGAAATCTATAACGAAAACAAACCTTATATAGACAATGCAGGAAGCGGAATATGGAATGTATTCAAATATATCATCGGAGCATTCTCAGTATTGATTGCTGTAGGAAGTATTATCGGAGTATTTGTATTATTTGCACTTTTTGGAATGGATACAGACTTCCCAGGAGCTAATCAGATCAGATTCTATATGGATGACAATGGTCTGGATAAAGTACTGGCAGCGATCATGATCATAGGAAGCTTAATTCCAGCCATCCTTTTCAGCCTATTAAGTATTAAGATCTTCTCTCCAAAAACAAAACTGAGAAATCTTGGATGGGTAGTTGGTGGATTATTCCTTCTTCTGATCGGACTGGGAACTTACTTCGGAATCAGTATGGCTAAGAAAAACCTGATCTACAAAGGCAGCAAAGAAGATATTGAAAATGTAGCCATCAATACAACCTCAGATACTGTATATGTAGATGTAAAACAAGTAAGCATCCCACAAAACTATAAAGCTTACGATGATGATATTTATTCTGATAAAAGATCAGTGTATGAGGAAGATTATATCTCTGTAGAAGTGACAAGAAAACCGGAAGTAAAAACACCTTACTTAATCATTAAAAAAGAAGGAAATGGCTATAACTTCCCCATTCAGGTAACAGTACCGGTAGAGGTTGTAGACAATAAAGTAATACTTCCCAACTACATAAAATACCCGTATGAACACAGATTCAGAGATTACAGAGTAAATTATGAACTAGTAGTTCCTCAAAATGCAGTAGTAATCCCGTTGAAAAAAGACAGAATTGATTTTGACGGAGACCTGAACGGAGACGGTATGGATGATGATGACCAGGACAGAGATGAACATCACAACGGAATCAGAATCGAGAAAAATAAAATCACAGTAAACGGTTCCAGCATAGAATATAACTCTGATGATAAAGACAGTATTATCATTAACGGTAAAAAAGTTCCGAATAACCAGGCTAAGAAAGTTATTGATTCCGTAGCATCTGATATCAAAAAAATCAACAAAGATGTGGACATCAAAATAAAAGACGGAAAAAACGAAATATCCATACAAACTAAATAA
- a CDS encoding PadR family transcriptional regulator: MNTENTKAQMRKGILEFCILSLINNREMYVSDLIDELKKGKLDVVEGTLYPLLTRLKNGEFLSYRWEESTGGPPRKYYQITEKGKLFLDELLNTWNELTASVNQITQQH; the protein is encoded by the coding sequence ATGAATACTGAAAATACCAAAGCGCAAATGCGAAAAGGAATTCTGGAATTCTGTATTCTAAGTCTCATCAATAATCGCGAAATGTATGTTTCTGATCTCATTGATGAACTGAAAAAAGGAAAACTGGATGTAGTGGAAGGGACCCTCTACCCTCTTCTTACAAGACTTAAAAACGGAGAGTTTCTCTCTTACAGATGGGAAGAATCTACAGGCGGGCCACCCAGAAAATATTATCAGATCACAGAAAAAGGAAAACTTTTCCTGGATGAACTTTTAAATACGTGGAATGAGCTTACCGCTTCAGTAAACCAAATCACTCAACAACATTAA
- a CDS encoding XAC2610-related protein, whose protein sequence is MNMNILNYYRSISAFLLLGPLCFGQYQFEVKDASKNYNAIIHINNCFDDQCMEKGTVELFDNKNSKVQTFTSDNLVLHLGKGQRLQRGKMIPLAKEQSPLIFGDFNFDGTEDLAIRNGNMGNYSSASYDVYVFNSTRMAFVKSKELTELGSDNFDFFETDPVRKRIITFGKDGCCRLFTTEFEVIPNKGLDKVLEKEEDSSEEGYVKVIIKEKKNNKWTTRTKVYPSDQYNREK, encoded by the coding sequence ATGAACATGAATATTTTGAATTACTACAGGAGTATATCCGCTTTTCTATTATTAGGGCCTTTATGTTTTGGGCAGTACCAGTTTGAGGTAAAAGATGCTTCAAAAAACTATAATGCCATTATTCATATCAACAATTGTTTTGATGATCAGTGTATGGAGAAGGGAACAGTGGAATTATTTGATAATAAAAACAGCAAAGTACAAACCTTTACATCAGATAATCTGGTTTTACATCTTGGAAAGGGGCAGAGACTGCAGCGTGGAAAAATGATCCCTTTAGCAAAGGAACAAAGCCCTTTAATCTTTGGTGATTTTAATTTTGACGGAACTGAAGATCTGGCCATAAGAAATGGAAATATGGGAAATTACAGTTCGGCATCTTATGATGTGTATGTATTTAATAGTACCAGAATGGCTTTTGTGAAAAGTAAAGAGCTTACAGAACTAGGATCAGATAATTTTGATTTTTTTGAAACAGATCCGGTTCGCAAGCGCATTATTACCTTTGGAAAGGATGGCTGCTGCCGACTTTTCACCACAGAATTTGAAGTAATTCCTAATAAGGGACTTGATAAGGTGCTTGAAAAGGAAGAAGACAGCAGTGAAGAAGGCTATGTGAAAGTCATTATAAAAGAAAAGAAAAATAATAAATGGACTACCAGAACGAAGGTATATCCATCAGATCAATACAATAGAGAAAAGTAA
- a CDS encoding HD domain-containing protein produces MKIQKEIDFILAVDALKNVQRRNYNADDSRRENTAEHSWQIIILAQILYPYAKNRADIDLLRVIRMLSIHDLVEIEAGDTFLFDEVAMIGKFEREKVSAQKIFGILDEPLRSEFFNLWLEFEEEATPDAIFACSIDRIMPFILNSHTSGKSWTEAGVTEKQIRNMLETVITRASDEMGEAFELLLSRSLETEKVLK; encoded by the coding sequence ATGAAAATTCAGAAAGAAATTGATTTTATCCTGGCTGTAGATGCCCTGAAAAATGTACAGAGAAGAAATTATAATGCAGATGATTCAAGAAGAGAGAACACAGCAGAGCACTCCTGGCAAATCATTATTTTGGCACAAATCCTTTATCCTTATGCTAAAAACCGTGCAGATATAGATTTGTTAAGAGTCATAAGAATGCTTTCCATTCATGACCTTGTGGAAATTGAAGCAGGAGATACTTTCCTTTTTGATGAAGTCGCTATGATAGGAAAGTTTGAAAGAGAAAAAGTGTCTGCCCAGAAAATCTTTGGAATTCTGGATGAACCTCTACGTTCTGAATTCTTCAATCTATGGCTTGAATTTGAGGAAGAAGCGACTCCGGATGCTATTTTTGCATGTTCTATCGATAGAATTATGCCTTTTATTCTGAATTCTCATACTTCAGGAAAAAGCTGGACAGAAGCAGGTGTTACTGAAAAGCAGATCAGGAATATGCTGGAAACTGTCATTACGAGAGCATCAGATGAAATGGGAGAAGCTTTTGAACTGCTGTTGAGCAGAAGCCTGGAAACTGAAAAAGTTTTAAAATAA
- a CDS encoding acyl-CoA thioesterase, giving the protein MTTEERIEAAETRIFKAVFPNTTNHYDTLFGGTAMQLMDEVAFIAATRFARKRVVTVSSDKIDFKKPIPAGTIVELIGKVSYVGKTSMKVSVEIYTEQMYSYEREKAIVGDFTFVAIDEFKKPIQIL; this is encoded by the coding sequence ATGACTACAGAAGAAAGAATTGAAGCTGCCGAAACCAGAATCTTTAAAGCGGTTTTCCCTAACACAACCAATCATTACGATACTCTTTTCGGAGGTACTGCTATGCAGCTTATGGATGAAGTAGCCTTTATTGCTGCGACCCGTTTCGCAAGAAAAAGAGTGGTAACTGTAAGTAGTGACAAAATCGATTTTAAAAAACCAATTCCTGCCGGAACGATTGTAGAACTGATCGGAAAAGTTTCATACGTTGGAAAGACAAGTATGAAAGTAAGCGTTGAAATCTACACAGAGCAGATGTACTCTTATGAGAGAGAAAAAGCCATCGTAGGTGACTTTACTTTTGTTGCAATTGATGAATTCAAGAAACCAATCCAGATACTATAA